From the Corythoichthys intestinalis isolate RoL2023-P3 chromosome 15, ASM3026506v1, whole genome shotgun sequence genome, one window contains:
- the acvr1l gene encoding activin receptor type-1, with product MTVRRVHIRLLVLLLYLWARPASTESSEGQLLCLCDSPKCQQEQCRGTRCFSSVRVGSNGVVFERGCLEGPKKTRLHCSTAPSSHQAIRCCSRNLCNRNTTRSAVMALLPSAPQGEPVGYGAGKLALLALGPVAALALLLAAAALACGRLRRGRPRRLQEFDTEQGAADGLVRANVGDGTLADLLDHSCTSGSGSGLPFLVQRTVARQISLMECVGKGRYGEVWRGQWQGENVAVKIFSSRDEKSWFRETEIYNTVLLRHENILGFMASDMTSRNSSTQLWLITHYHENGSLYDYLQRVAVETREGLAMAASAASGLVHLHAEILGTEGKPAIAHRDLKSKNILVTKELRCCIADLGLAVTHSQADNLLDVGNNPKVGTKRYMAPEVLDESIQTECFDAFKRVDIWAFGMVLWEIARRTYSNGIVEEYKPPFYDQVPNDPSFEDMRKVVCVEQQRPFVPNRWFSDPTLSALVKLMKECWYQNPSARLTALRIKKTLDKIHSSLDKVKDS from the exons ATGACTGTGAGGAGAGTCCACATCCGCCTACTGGTGCTGCTCCTCTACCTCTGGGCCAGACCCGCGTCAACTGAGAGCTCAG AGGGTCAGCTGCTGTGCCTGTGCGACagtcccaagtgccagcaggagCAGTGTCGCGGCACGCGCTGCTTCTCGTCGGTGCGGGTTGGCTCCAACGGAGTGGTTTTCGAACGTGGCTGCCTGGAGGGTCCCAAGAAGACCCGCCTGCACTGCTCCACGGCGCCCTCCTCCCACCAGGCTATCCGCTGCTGCTCACGCAACCTGTGCAACCGCAACACCACCAGAAGTGCTGTCATGGCCTTGCTGCCTTCAG CTCCGCAGGGTGAGCCGGTTGGTTATGGGGCCGGCAAGCTGGCTCTCCTGGCGCTGGGCCCGGTGGCGGCGCTCGCGTTGCTGTTGGCGGCGGCGGCACTGGCGTGCGGGAGGCTCCGCCGCGGACGCCCGCGCAGGCTTCAGGAGTTCGACACCGAACAGGGCGCCGCGGACGGCCTCGTCAGAGCCAACGTGGGAGACGGCACTTTAGCC GACCTGCTGGACCACTCGTGTACTTCAGGAAGTGGCTCAGGCCTTCCTTTCCTGGTTCAGAGGACTGTTGCTAGACAGATTAGTCTAATGGAGTGTGTAG GCAAAGGCCGCTACGGCGAGGTGTGGCGTGGCCAGTGGCAGGGCGAGAACGTGGCAGTCAAGATCTTCTCCTCCCGGGATGAAAAGTCCTGGTTCCGAGAGACGGAGATCTACAACACCGTGCTCCTGAGACACGAAAATATTCTCG GCTTCATGGCCTCCGACATGACGTCGCGCAACTCCAGCACGCAACTGTGGCTGATCACGCACTACCACGAGAACGGCTCTCTGTACGACTACCTTCAGCGCGTGGCCGTGGAGACGCGCGAGGGCCTGGCCATGGCGGCGTCGGCAGCCAGCGGCCTGGTGCACCTACACGCCGAGATCTTGGGCACAGAGGGGAAACCGGCCATCGCGCACCGcgacttgaaaagcaaaaacatCCTGGTGACCAAAGAGCTACGCTGCTGCATCGCCGATTTGG GTCTGGCCGTCACACACTCACAGGCGGACAACCTGTTGGACGTGGGCAACAATCCCAAAGTGGGCACCAAGCGTTACATGGCCCCCGAGGTCTTGGATGAAAGCATCCAGACGGAGTGCTTCGACGCTTTCAAGCGGGTGGACATCTGGGCCTTCGGAATGGTTCTTTGGGAGATCGCCAGACGCACATACAGCAACG GTATCGTAGAAGAATACAAGCCCCCATTCTACGACCAGGTGCCAAACGACCCCAGTTTCGAGGACATGAGAAAGGTGGTGTGCGTAGAGCAGCAGAGACCCTTCGTTCCCAATCGCTGGTTCTCGGATCCG ACTCTGTCAGCTTTGGTGAAGCTGATGAAGGAGTGCTGGTATCAGAACCCTTCCGCTAGGCTGACAGCGCTGCGCATCAAGAAGACGCTGGATAAGATTCACAGCTCACTGGACAAGGTGAAGGACTCGTGA
- the d2hgdh gene encoding D-2-hydroxyglutarate dehydrogenase, mitochondrial, whose amino-acid sequence MAGMLLLRTALKRHLGICSSSASAGGILPPPIPGLLDGRARGRQLHDGVDVTQKAPLTTAPGRLPFSKLTQEDFDYFRRILPGRTVTDPDLLETYNVDWLKSVRGSSELLLRPQTTQEVSQILRYCNERNLAVNTQGGNTGLVGGSVPVYDEIILSTSLMNGVLSFDAVSGVLTCQAGCVLEHLSVYLEERDHIMPLDLGAKGSCHIGGNVATNAGGLRLLRYGSLHGNILGVEVVLADGQVLDCLSTLRKDNTGYDLKQLFIGSEGTLGIITAVSVLCPRKPKSVHVMFLGCETFEQLLKTFQLCRGMLGEILSAFEFLDSECMRLLNTHLKLGNPISDSPFYVVIETSGSDSRHDEEKLHNFLEEAMTSSLVTDGTLATEESKTKALWSLRERVTEALTHDGFTYKYDVSLPVETIYQLVTDIRAHLGGRAKSVVGYGHVGDGNLHLNITSPARDAGLLAAIEPFVYEWTSARRGSVSAEHGLGLKKRNYIYYSKPRSAVAVMAGIKDMLDPRGILNPYKTLPDRLP is encoded by the exons ATGGCTGGCATGCTCCTACTGAGGACGGCTCTCAAACGGCACTTGGGTATCTGCAGCTCGTCTGCATCCGCAGGCGGGATTTTACCACCACCGATCCCCGGCTTGCTTGACGGCAGAGCCCGTGGAAGGCAGCTCCACGACGGGGTTGATGTAACCCAAAAAGCCCCATTGACGACAGCTCCGGGAAGGCTACCTTTTTCCAAGTTGACCCAGGAGGACTTCGACTACTTCCGGAGGATTCTACCAGGCAGAACAGTTACCGATCCCGACCTGTTGGAGACGTATAATGTGGACTGGCTCAAATCTGTCAGAG GTTCCAGTGAGTTGTTGCTGAGACCTCAAACGACACAGGAAGTCTCTCAAATTCTCCG CTACTGTAACGAGCGTAACCTGGCAGTGAACACGCAAGGAGGCAACACCGGGCTGGTTGGCGGCAGCGTTCCCGTCTACGATGAGATTATCCTCTCCACCTCCCTCATGAACGGCGTCCTGAGCTTTGATGCCGTTTCTG GGGTGCTGACATGCCAGGCGGGTTGCGTCCTGGAGCACTTGTCCGTCTATTTGGAGGAGCGCGATCACATCATGCCCCTAGACCTAGGTGCCAAGGGTAGCTGCCACATCGGGGGCAACGTTGCAACCAACGCTGGAGGGCTGCGTTTGCTGCGCTACGGCTCCCTACACGGCAACATTTTGGGTGTGGAAGTG GTGCTGGCTGACGGTCAGGTGCTGGACTGCTTATCCACCCTGAGAAAGGACAACACTGGTTACGATCTCAAGCAGCTCTTCATCGGATCGGAAGGCACGTTGGGTATCATCACCGCCGTGTCCGTCCTTTGTCCTCGCAAGCCCAAATCTGTCCATGTCATGTTTCTGG GATGCGAAACGTTCGAGCAGCTTCTGAAGACCTTTCAGCTGTGCAGAGGCATGCTGGGAGAAATCCTTTCGGCCTTTGAGTTCCTGGACAGCGAATGTATGCGGCTGCTCAACACCCACCTCAAGCTGGGCAACCCCATCTCTG ATAGTCCATTTTACGTGGTGATAGAAACATCTGGCTCGGACTCGCGGCATGACGAGGAGAAACTCCACAACTTCTTGGAAGAAGCCATGACATCTTCACTGGTCACCGACGGCACCCTGGCGACAGAAGAGTCCAAAACCAAG GCTCTGTGGTCACTGCGTGAGCGCGTCACCGAGGCGTTGACGCATGACGGCTTCACATACAAGTATGACGTGTCGCTCCCCGTGGAGACCATCTACCAGCTGGTGACCGACATAAGAGCCCACCTCGGGGGCCGAGCCAAGAGCGTGGTGGGCTACGGCCACGTGG GAGACGGGAACCTCCACCTGAACATCACCTCCCCCGCCAGAGACGCAGGGCTGCTGGCCGCCATCGAACCTTTCGTGTACGAGTGGACGTCGGCACGGCGGGGCAGCGTCAGCGCCGAGCACGGCCTGGGACTGAAGAAGAGGAACTACATTTACTATAGCAAGCCCCGCTCGGCGGTGGCCGTCATGGCGGGCATCAAGGACATGCTGGACCCGAGGGGCATCCTCAACCCATATAAGACTTTACCGGACAGGCTGCCGTGA